In Trichocoleus desertorum NBK24, the following are encoded in one genomic region:
- a CDS encoding DUF3143 domain-containing protein, translating to MPLPSSDTPLYNHSLPDIETWLTEQGCEQDPAELHCWRLARPAWKAELCLDVDQLTVRYLTEGEEIQRSFKYLLSRQDIEDAVFSGP from the coding sequence ATGCCTCTTCCTTCTAGCGATACTCCCCTTTATAACCACTCCCTACCCGACATTGAGACTTGGCTGACTGAACAGGGTTGCGAACAAGACCCCGCAGAACTCCACTGCTGGCGTCTAGCCAGACCTGCATGGAAAGCGGAGTTGTGTTTAGACGTAGACCAACTAACAGTGCGCTACTTGACAGAAGGAGAAGAGATTCAGCGCTCCTTCAAATATTTGCTCAGTCGGCAAGATATTGAAGATGCTGTTTTCTCTGGGCCTTAG
- a CDS encoding O-antigen ligase: MNKFFQLQSHPQRSLQTPWIWVQIGWLLLPFSPLVGGLSLLGAAIATWVKRAAWIKRRRFNQVLAILSLWFLVSALLAYDRTAALLGLANFLPLFFLFTALSALIQTPAQLRQLAWLLVLTSVPVVVIGLGQQFWGWAGHLRLLGIVVDLALERGGNPLGRMSSIFAYANVLANYLVIVFILGLGLWIEAFPGRRSPLDQGVEGMAIETSSDSQPALNALSTSSSASTQTWWRWWFLTLVVLGNAIALLLTNSRNAWVVAGLACLTYALYLGWRWLVIAVGVVGASIGGAAFAPTVIKAPLRLIVPAFLWARLSDELYPNRPVATLRATQWQFAWSLAEQRPLTGWGLRNFTPLYQAKWQVFMGHPHNLPLMLMAETGFPATLLFFGLVGWMVYRGVRLLQSWTPASEPLQESDRLILFTYLVAFLGCSLFNLFDVTLFDIRINVLGWLLLAAICGLVAKHEKLKEPG, translated from the coding sequence TTGAACAAGTTTTTTCAGTTGCAGTCCCATCCCCAACGGTCTCTGCAAACGCCTTGGATTTGGGTTCAAATTGGTTGGCTGCTGTTGCCTTTCAGCCCTTTAGTGGGTGGCTTAAGTTTATTGGGAGCTGCGATCGCCACGTGGGTTAAACGAGCTGCCTGGATCAAGCGGCGTCGGTTTAATCAAGTCTTGGCAATTCTGAGCTTGTGGTTTCTGGTGTCAGCTCTTCTAGCCTACGATCGCACCGCTGCGCTTTTGGGCTTGGCTAACTTTCTACCACTGTTCTTTTTGTTTACTGCCCTGAGTGCGCTGATTCAAACTCCTGCTCAGCTACGGCAACTGGCTTGGCTCCTAGTGTTGACCTCGGTGCCTGTAGTCGTGATTGGCCTGGGTCAGCAGTTTTGGGGTTGGGCAGGGCATTTACGCCTGCTGGGAATTGTGGTTGATCTAGCCCTAGAGCGAGGTGGCAATCCTTTAGGTCGGATGTCTTCGATCTTTGCCTATGCCAACGTCCTCGCTAACTACCTGGTCATTGTATTTATTTTGGGACTGGGCCTCTGGATTGAAGCGTTTCCAGGTCGCCGCAGCCCGTTGGATCAAGGCGTAGAAGGGATGGCGATAGAAACATCCTCTGATTCTCAGCCTGCCCTTAATGCTCTATCCACTTCTTCTAGCGCCTCAACTCAAACATGGTGGCGTTGGTGGTTTTTAACTTTGGTAGTGCTGGGGAATGCGATCGCCCTTCTCCTAACTAATTCGCGTAATGCCTGGGTTGTAGCGGGCTTGGCTTGCCTAACTTACGCTTTGTATCTTGGTTGGCGTTGGCTGGTGATTGCAGTTGGGGTTGTTGGCGCTAGCATTGGCGGCGCAGCATTTGCTCCTACGGTCATCAAGGCTCCCCTGCGGCTGATTGTTCCAGCATTTCTCTGGGCGAGGTTATCTGATGAGTTGTATCCCAATCGCCCCGTAGCCACCCTCCGCGCGACTCAGTGGCAATTTGCCTGGTCTCTAGCTGAGCAGCGCCCTCTTACGGGTTGGGGCTTACGCAACTTTACGCCGCTGTATCAAGCTAAGTGGCAAGTCTTTATGGGGCATCCTCACAACTTGCCGTTGATGTTGATGGCAGAGACAGGTTTTCCTGCCACGTTGCTATTCTTCGGTCTGGTGGGCTGGATGGTGTATCGCGGTGTGCGGTTATTGCAGTCTTGGACTCCTGCTTCCGAGCCGCTTCAGGAAAGCGATCGCTTGATCTTGTTCACCTACCTAGTGGCATTTTTAGGTTGTAGCTTATTCAACTTATTTGATGTGACTTTGTTTGATATCCGCATCAACGTTCTCGGTTGGTTGCTGTTAGCTGCAATTTGTGGATTGGTGGCTAAGCATGAGAAATTGAAGGAACCTGGTTAA
- a CDS encoding Ycf34 family protein, producing the protein MCICVNCHYVDRCTTYHAVEGQHQQPHLTNTPDFEAVEPTINVNIRSSEDEIQMEWDVVGCQSFKQETGKWAKLRPGELVPT; encoded by the coding sequence ATGTGCATTTGTGTGAACTGCCACTACGTAGATCGCTGCACTACCTATCATGCAGTCGAAGGGCAGCATCAACAGCCTCACCTCACAAATACACCAGATTTTGAAGCGGTTGAACCAACTATTAACGTAAACATCCGTTCGTCAGAGGATGAAATCCAGATGGAATGGGATGTGGTTGGCTGTCAAAGCTTTAAGCAAGAAACAGGCAAGTGGGCCAAATTGCGCCCAGGTGAGTTAGTCCCAACTTAA
- a CDS encoding isoprenyl transferase — protein sequence MTAKPTILQDLPTDLERERLPKHVAVIMDGNGRWAKRQGLPRIMGHRRGVDALKDLLRCCRDWGVQALTAYAFSTENWGRPFEEVDFLMTLFERVLRQELREMMEENVRITFVGNLGALPQSLRAEIERSMAETLDNSGIHFTVATNYGGRQEIVQACRAIATQVQQGHLQPEDIDEAVFERHLYTAGVGDPDLLIRTSGEMRLSNFLLWQMAYSELYVTETLWPDFDRAEFHQALCAYQQRHRRFGKV from the coding sequence ATGACTGCAAAGCCAACCATCTTACAAGATCTGCCCACTGATCTAGAGCGAGAGCGGCTACCTAAGCATGTCGCTGTGATTATGGATGGTAATGGTCGCTGGGCCAAGCGCCAGGGCCTACCGCGCATTATGGGGCACCGCCGAGGAGTTGACGCACTCAAGGATCTGCTGCGCTGCTGTCGAGATTGGGGGGTGCAAGCGCTCACGGCTTATGCTTTTTCTACCGAGAATTGGGGCCGACCTTTTGAGGAAGTTGACTTCTTAATGACGCTGTTTGAGCGGGTGCTGCGGCAAGAACTCCGCGAAATGATGGAGGAGAATGTCCGTATTACCTTTGTGGGTAACTTGGGCGCTTTGCCACAGTCTCTCCGAGCCGAGATTGAGCGCTCTATGGCTGAAACTCTGGATAATTCGGGAATTCACTTTACAGTCGCCACCAATTACGGAGGGCGGCAGGAAATTGTGCAAGCTTGTCGGGCGATCGCTACTCAAGTCCAACAGGGGCACTTGCAACCAGAAGATATTGATGAGGCGGTGTTTGAACGCCACCTATATACAGCCGGGGTCGGTGATCCTGACTTACTGATTCGCACCAGCGGCGAGATGAGGCTGAGCAATTTTCTGCTCTGGCAAATGGCGTACTCTGAGCTTTACGTGACAGAGACGCTCTGGCCTGACTTCGATCGCGCCGAGTTTCACCAAGCTTTATGTGCCTACCAGCAACGACATCGCCGCTTTGGTAAAGTCTAA
- a CDS encoding serine/threonine-protein kinase: MGMRYCLNPVCRSPQNAEFAKFCEACGFKLVLGDRYYAIEPIGQGGFGRTFLALDDYKPSKPRCVIKQCFPLPQSIRNPIKAAELFRLEAVRLEELGHHPQIPELLAYFQQDQFQYLIQEFVNGATLEQELTQNGVFSETQIRQLLSDLLPVLQFVHEHYVIHRDIKPTNIIRRRADQQLVLVDFGAAKSASSADLSRTGTSIGSPAFVAPEQAMGKAIFASDLYSLGVTCIYLLTHTHPSDLFDTEEGLWLWQPHLKQSISGNLGQILDRLLQSATKKRYQSAIAALQDLQAPALSLTPVPTIAIATPAIATQQIDSTPPEIPAQTIPSALTSPTWRCVRTLTGHSRWVRSLAISPDSRMLVSGSGDRTVKIWDLTTGQLLHTLLGHEHWVRSVAISPDGQLVASASNDKTVKIWQLSTGTLLKTLSGHTDWVRAVTFSPDSQYLASGSQDKSIKLWQVTTGQLLQTLVGHEHWVLAIALATGIVTSNTKQFLLVSGSRDTTIKIWHLKTQRLLHTLTEHTEPVTSLVLSPNGQLIVSGSQDKTIKIWQLGTQTLLYTLTGHTDAVNAVMLSPDGQLLVSAGQDKTVKIWQLDSGTLLETLVGHVAWIWSVAISADNQTIASAGDDGTIKIWRRD, translated from the coding sequence ATGGGTATGCGCTACTGCCTCAATCCGGTTTGTCGGAGTCCGCAAAATGCAGAATTCGCTAAGTTCTGTGAAGCTTGCGGGTTTAAGTTGGTGTTGGGCGATCGCTACTACGCCATCGAACCCATTGGGCAGGGAGGCTTTGGCCGAACCTTTCTCGCTTTAGACGATTACAAGCCTTCCAAACCGCGCTGTGTGATCAAGCAGTGCTTTCCTTTGCCGCAGAGCATTCGTAACCCCATTAAAGCAGCAGAGCTATTTCGCTTAGAAGCGGTTCGGCTAGAAGAATTAGGCCATCACCCCCAAATTCCGGAACTGCTGGCGTACTTTCAACAAGACCAGTTTCAGTATTTGATTCAAGAGTTTGTTAATGGAGCCACTCTGGAGCAAGAACTAACTCAGAACGGTGTGTTTAGTGAAACGCAAATTCGCCAGTTGCTGAGTGATTTGTTGCCAGTGCTGCAATTTGTCCACGAACACTATGTCATTCACCGCGACATCAAACCCACCAATATTATTCGCCGTCGTGCTGACCAGCAATTGGTACTCGTGGATTTTGGGGCGGCAAAGTCAGCTAGCAGCGCTGATCTCTCTCGCACAGGTACAAGCATTGGTAGCCCTGCGTTTGTGGCTCCAGAGCAAGCAATGGGTAAAGCTATTTTTGCGAGCGATCTCTACAGTCTGGGGGTCACTTGTATTTATTTGTTGACTCACACCCATCCATCAGATTTATTCGACACCGAAGAAGGCCTTTGGCTGTGGCAACCCCATCTCAAACAGTCCATTAGTGGAAATTTGGGCCAAATCCTCGATCGCTTGCTTCAGAGTGCAACCAAGAAACGCTATCAATCCGCGATCGCCGCCTTGCAGGACTTACAGGCTCCAGCATTATCACTCACACCAGTCCCGACTATAGCGATCGCCACCCCAGCGATCGCCACCCAACAAATAGACTCAACACCACCTGAAATTCCAGCCCAAACCATACCTAGCGCCTTAACATCCCCAACTTGGCGTTGTGTGCGAACTCTGACTGGACATTCTCGCTGGGTGCGATCGCTAGCCATTAGTCCCGATAGCCGAATGTTGGTGAGTGGTAGCGGCGATCGTACTGTCAAGATTTGGGACTTAACCACTGGACAGTTGCTACACACTTTATTGGGTCATGAGCACTGGGTGCGATCGGTGGCGATCAGTCCGGATGGTCAATTAGTTGCCAGTGCTAGCAATGACAAAACAGTCAAAATTTGGCAACTTAGCACCGGAACCTTATTAAAAACACTGAGCGGCCATACCGATTGGGTTCGAGCCGTAACTTTTAGCCCCGATAGCCAGTATCTAGCCAGTGGCAGTCAAGATAAAAGCATCAAGCTGTGGCAGGTTACAACAGGTCAACTGCTCCAGACGCTGGTGGGACATGAGCACTGGGTACTAGCGATCGCTCTAGCGACAGGAATCGTGACGTCAAACACCAAACAATTCCTACTCGTGAGCGGTAGCCGCGACACTACCATAAAGATTTGGCACCTGAAGACCCAACGCCTGCTCCACACCCTGACAGAGCACACTGAACCTGTCACTTCTCTAGTACTTAGCCCCAACGGACAACTCATAGTGAGCGGGAGTCAAGACAAAACCATCAAAATTTGGCAACTCGGCACCCAAACTCTCCTCTACACTCTGACAGGACATACAGACGCAGTGAATGCTGTCATGCTCAGCCCAGATGGACAACTACTGGTGAGTGCTGGTCAAGATAAAACCGTCAAAATTTGGCAACTCGACAGCGGCACCCTGCTAGAAACATTGGTGGGGCATGTAGCTTGGATTTGGTCAGTCGCGATCAGTGCCGACAACCAAACGATCGCCAGTGCTGGTGATGACGGCACCATCAAGATTTGGCGACGTGATTAA
- the tsaB gene encoding tRNA (adenosine(37)-N6)-threonylcarbamoyltransferase complex dimerization subunit type 1 TsaB yields the protein MTPELPSSTAQYGLALHTTTPELGVALSNFAGDRRHQVWSLDRGLSTHLHHYLGEFMPPQTWSDLAFIAVARGPGGFTGTRIGMVTARTLAQQLDIPLFAVSSLAASAWVSAYQHPQPSLTHPVIAVQMPAQRGEVYGAIYQVGPEAGLTTLLADTIQPLADWEATLASWPTTYELVKAEGGLGESVLGVLALAEQDWNQGVQSHWSEALPFYGQHPVTKQ from the coding sequence TTGACTCCTGAGCTTCCTTCTTCCACCGCCCAATATGGCTTAGCATTGCATACCACCACCCCAGAGCTAGGCGTAGCTTTGAGCAACTTCGCGGGCGATCGCCGCCATCAAGTTTGGAGCTTAGACCGTGGGCTGTCTACTCACCTACACCACTATCTAGGTGAGTTCATGCCACCACAAACTTGGTCAGATTTAGCTTTTATTGCAGTAGCGCGGGGACCCGGTGGCTTTACAGGTACCCGCATCGGCATGGTCACGGCTCGTACCTTGGCACAACAACTCGACATTCCCCTATTTGCAGTTTCGTCACTCGCTGCCTCCGCTTGGGTTTCTGCCTACCAGCACCCTCAACCATCCCTGACGCACCCAGTAATTGCTGTGCAAATGCCAGCCCAGCGGGGAGAAGTGTACGGGGCTATCTATCAAGTAGGCCCGGAGGCTGGTTTAACAACTCTCTTAGCAGACACCATCCAGCCCCTAGCCGATTGGGAAGCAACTTTAGCTAGCTGGCCCACGACCTATGAGTTAGTCAAAGCAGAGGGGGGACTGGGTGAATCGGTTTTAGGAGTTTTAGCGTTGGCTGAACAGGATTGGAACCAAGGGGTGCAATCGCATTGGTCAGAAGCCCTGCCTTTTTATGGTCAACACCCAGTAACTAAACAATAA
- a CDS encoding CCA tRNA nucleotidyltransferase: MHASSISLSVLSPQTWPFGLQWLPQPAYLVGGIVRDALLGRHADYLDLDFVMPEKAVETAQAIAHHHKAGFVLLDSERQIARVVFEQATADFAQQMGSSLEIDLQRRDFTVNAIAYNPHTEELIDPLQGFVDLKQSSIRMVASENLREDPLRLLRAYRQAAQLSFTLDAETRAVIRQFSPYLSQVAAERIQSELNYLFGSAQGTPWLTAAWQDGLLQAWFPQATAESLAQVAAIDQSVLSLVAACPSFKVELYASLRHTTKASRKGGKNSSGATGNKPANGNCSPEAGAAKAKLAGDHRTWITVAKLASLLSPDLAQAEVELLNLKYSRAEIQAALTILKFLPKLQAVRPMTGLSCREQYFLFQAVGPVFPALMVRALAAGVSISVLSVLIERFLTPDDPVAHPVPLVSGQDLMTHLKLAAGPQIGQLLAEIQLARAEGLITTPADALELAAKIAKR, from the coding sequence ATGCACGCTTCTTCAATTTCTTTATCTGTTTTATCGCCCCAAACTTGGCCTTTCGGTTTGCAGTGGTTGCCACAGCCTGCCTATTTGGTCGGGGGTATCGTTCGTGACGCGCTGCTCGGTCGTCATGCCGACTACCTAGACCTCGACTTTGTTATGCCCGAAAAGGCAGTAGAAACGGCTCAGGCGATCGCTCACCACCATAAGGCAGGCTTTGTTTTATTAGATTCGGAGCGCCAAATTGCGCGTGTCGTGTTTGAGCAAGCCACCGCAGATTTTGCTCAGCAAATGGGGTCTAGCCTAGAAATCGATCTACAGCGACGAGACTTCACGGTCAATGCGATCGCCTACAACCCGCATACCGAAGAGTTGATCGATCCATTACAAGGCTTTGTGGACTTGAAACAAAGCTCAATTCGTATGGTGGCTTCCGAAAACTTACGGGAAGACCCCTTACGTCTGTTGCGGGCTTATCGCCAAGCCGCCCAACTGAGCTTTACGCTAGATGCGGAGACGCGGGCTGTGATTCGCCAGTTTTCTCCTTATTTAAGCCAGGTTGCTGCCGAACGCATCCAGTCAGAACTCAACTATTTGTTTGGCAGTGCCCAAGGAACTCCGTGGTTGACTGCCGCTTGGCAAGATGGACTACTGCAAGCTTGGTTTCCTCAGGCTACTGCCGAAAGTTTGGCTCAAGTCGCTGCGATCGATCAGTCCGTGCTCAGTTTAGTGGCAGCTTGTCCTAGCTTTAAAGTTGAACTCTATGCTTCGCTACGGCACACAACCAAAGCTAGCCGTAAAGGTGGTAAAAACTCATCTGGCGCTACAGGAAACAAGCCTGCTAACGGCAACTGTAGTCCTGAGGCTGGAGCTGCTAAAGCCAAGCTCGCAGGCGATCATCGCACCTGGATTACGGTGGCGAAGTTGGCTAGTTTGCTATCTCCAGACCTAGCGCAGGCTGAGGTAGAGTTATTGAACTTGAAATACAGCCGAGCTGAAATTCAAGCTGCGTTAACAATCCTCAAGTTTTTGCCTAAGTTGCAAGCAGTCAGACCGATGACAGGTTTGTCTTGCCGAGAGCAGTATTTTCTGTTTCAAGCAGTGGGTCCTGTATTCCCAGCCCTGATGGTACGAGCTTTAGCTGCTGGTGTGTCCATATCAGTGCTATCGGTCTTGATTGAGCGTTTTCTCACGCCTGACGATCCGGTCGCCCATCCTGTACCGCTTGTCAGTGGACAAGACTTGATGACGCACTTGAAACTAGCGGCTGGCCCCCAAATTGGGCAACTTTTAGCTGAGATTCAATTGGCGCGAGCCGAGGGATTGATCACGACTCCAGCCGATGCGCTAGAGTTGGCTGCTAAAATTGCCAAACGGTAA
- a CDS encoding NAD(P)/FAD-dependent oxidoreductase, which yields MFDVAVIGAGIAGISCAQQLRQLGYHVVVVEKSRGLGGRIATRRLQDTCADHGARYLSDRYLSTPAEHLAQLIPVLCEQQILQTWTDQVYELGSDRLLHSPSPQNIYPRYTAPAGMSTIAKFLATGLEIWRSQRVEAIALTPENTWQLTLAASSGPAANLTTLAAQAVVVAIPAPQALTLLEPLEKAILAGEFFQALRTVQYHPCITAIAGYSRDRHADLASRTPAWQAITGSKDSILDWISLENSKRPSKSPEQAPPTFVFQSSASFAQKNLETSDLPAIGRQLLDYAAQVFWPWLDAPDWLQVHRWPYALPDQFWPAPCLIAPTTPPLVCSGDWCGGMQIGSALDSGLAAAAEINRQLRNLPLPETSFWHTISSHSVDFTG from the coding sequence GTGTTTGATGTAGCTGTGATTGGAGCTGGCATTGCAGGCATTAGTTGCGCTCAGCAGTTGCGGCAGTTGGGCTACCACGTTGTCGTAGTCGAAAAGTCGCGCGGGCTGGGTGGACGCATTGCGACTCGTCGGCTTCAGGACACTTGCGCTGATCATGGAGCCCGCTATCTCAGCGATCGCTATCTCAGCACTCCGGCAGAACATCTAGCCCAACTCATTCCAGTTTTATGTGAACAGCAAATTTTGCAAACCTGGACAGATCAGGTTTATGAATTGGGAAGCGATCGCCTCCTGCACTCACCGTCACCTCAAAATATTTACCCGCGTTACACAGCTCCAGCCGGAATGAGTACGATCGCCAAATTCTTAGCGACTGGGTTAGAAATTTGGCGGAGTCAACGAGTAGAAGCGATCGCCTTGACTCCCGAAAATACTTGGCAATTGACTCTAGCAGCCAGCAGCGGCCCTGCGGCAAACCTCACAACTTTAGCGGCACAGGCGGTAGTAGTAGCGATTCCTGCCCCGCAAGCCTTGACCTTACTAGAACCTTTGGAAAAGGCAATCCTTGCTGGTGAGTTTTTTCAAGCGTTACGCACTGTCCAATATCATCCTTGCATCACCGCGATCGCAGGTTATTCTCGCGATCGTCACGCTGATTTGGCAAGTCGAACCCCAGCTTGGCAGGCCATTACAGGCTCTAAAGACTCAATCCTCGATTGGATTAGCCTAGAGAATAGTAAACGACCCAGCAAAAGCCCAGAACAGGCACCACCTACTTTTGTGTTCCAAAGCAGTGCTAGCTTTGCCCAGAAAAACCTAGAAACTTCTGATTTACCAGCGATAGGGCGTCAACTCTTAGATTACGCGGCTCAAGTGTTTTGGCCTTGGCTTGACGCCCCCGACTGGCTACAAGTTCACCGTTGGCCCTATGCGCTTCCTGATCAGTTTTGGCCAGCACCTTGTTTGATTGCTCCAACCACTCCACCACTCGTTTGCAGTGGCGATTGGTGTGGGGGGATGCAAATCGGGAGTGCCTTGGACTCTGGGCTGGCAGCAGCAGCCGAAATTAATCGTCAGCTTCGGAATCTGCCCCTGCCAGAAACCAGTTTTTGGCATACCATTTCCAGTCACTCTGTCGATTTCACAGGCTGA
- the cdaA gene encoding diadenylate cyclase CdaA: MGQLWKQWLTDPSWTQSLLLQIIDIGLVLILTYMVLIIIGERRTLWMVRGFIILMLAAAVSTNLKLKLLSFVLNSLVIGSAVSMAFILQAEFRRLLEQLGRGEILQLFQPSRRAIPKPDNVIDEIVDAVKELSQSRIGALLILETSGPIDERDFSVPGVRLNAEVSKELIQTLFQPTTLLHDGAVLIRASRIVAAGVILPISERTASRQLGTRHRAAMGITERIENCMCIVVSEETGSISLAERGTLNRPLTSSKLKELLEASFSPSVDREAVASDLRNFGRQIRSQGLAIISRLFRLPSSAPREKK; the protein is encoded by the coding sequence ATGGGACAATTGTGGAAGCAATGGCTGACCGATCCAAGTTGGACTCAGTCTTTGCTGCTTCAGATTATTGATATTGGATTGGTACTCATCCTGACGTATATGGTGCTCATCATTATTGGTGAGCGCCGGACACTCTGGATGGTACGGGGATTCATTATCCTTATGCTCGCCGCAGCCGTCAGCACCAACTTGAAGCTCAAGCTCTTGAGTTTTGTCTTAAACAGTTTGGTGATTGGCTCCGCTGTCTCAATGGCATTTATTCTGCAAGCAGAATTTCGCCGTCTCCTCGAACAGTTGGGGCGAGGTGAGATCCTGCAACTATTCCAGCCTTCACGTCGGGCCATTCCCAAACCTGACAACGTGATTGATGAGATTGTTGATGCTGTGAAGGAGCTGTCTCAGAGCCGCATTGGTGCTTTGCTGATTCTAGAAACGAGTGGCCCGATTGATGAGCGTGATTTCTCAGTGCCAGGGGTGAGGTTGAACGCCGAAGTTTCCAAAGAACTGATCCAAACTCTATTTCAACCCACCACCCTGCTCCACGATGGGGCTGTTTTAATCCGAGCCTCTCGCATAGTCGCAGCGGGTGTCATTTTGCCAATTTCTGAGCGCACTGCTTCTCGGCAGTTGGGGACACGCCATCGAGCCGCAATGGGGATCACAGAGCGTATCGAAAATTGTATGTGTATTGTTGTATCTGAAGAAACAGGTTCAATTTCGTTAGCGGAACGGGGAACACTGAATCGGCCTCTGACCAGCAGTAAACTGAAAGAATTATTAGAAGCGAGCTTCTCTCCCTCAGTTGATCGTGAAGCAGTCGCCTCAGATTTACGCAACTTTGGTCGCCAAATCAGGTCTCAAGGATTGGCCATCATTTCACGTTTATTTCGTCTGCCCTCGTCGGCTCCTCGGGAGAAAAAATGA
- a CDS encoding YaaW family protein produces MWSLLENLHRANSKQSNSEQPIAKSRIWDSGVNSAVVEGFMADELRAALELATEEELGELTEILFRRKFNPIDYLYTPDPVDVQSQGRKAWLDALEQRFRFLAADGITVLQGQADRVTYRQCLIQVCRYLKLHYSQEFSTTDLEAEIFLNLLGRAWKQLSTKEKGALTLRVQQSLACSDIREQLPLAVQQDPMGLLVKGGSALAISSIVRPMLLQLIARQFAYHFATYQVAKQAIVKGGAVAATQFESYVALQTAKRGMALTTARYGVTRSVLAFVGPAMWALFFADLGWRAIATNYGRVIPTVFALAQIRLTRADCLEAAWEPV; encoded by the coding sequence ATGTGGAGCCTCCTAGAGAATTTGCATCGAGCTAACAGCAAACAAAGCAACAGCGAACAGCCGATCGCTAAGAGTAGAATATGGGACAGCGGGGTTAATAGTGCAGTTGTGGAGGGATTTATGGCGGACGAGCTAAGAGCAGCCTTAGAGTTAGCAACCGAAGAAGAATTGGGGGAGCTAACTGAAATTTTGTTTCGCCGTAAGTTTAACCCAATCGATTACCTATACACCCCAGACCCAGTGGATGTGCAAAGCCAAGGGCGAAAAGCTTGGTTAGATGCCTTAGAGCAACGCTTTCGGTTTTTAGCCGCAGATGGCATCACAGTTTTGCAAGGGCAAGCCGATCGCGTTACCTATCGTCAGTGCTTAATTCAAGTCTGCCGCTATTTGAAACTTCATTACTCCCAAGAATTTTCTACCACTGACCTGGAAGCAGAAATCTTCCTCAATTTGCTAGGCCGTGCTTGGAAACAACTATCAACTAAAGAAAAAGGGGCTCTAACGCTACGGGTGCAACAATCGCTGGCTTGCTCGGATATTCGGGAGCAGTTACCTCTGGCGGTGCAGCAAGATCCAATGGGATTGTTGGTGAAGGGAGGTAGTGCTTTGGCAATAAGCTCGATTGTGCGTCCGATGCTTTTGCAACTGATCGCGCGACAGTTTGCCTACCACTTTGCAACTTACCAGGTAGCCAAGCAAGCGATTGTCAAGGGTGGAGCGGTGGCAGCGACTCAATTTGAAAGTTATGTGGCACTGCAAACCGCGAAACGAGGAATGGCTCTGACTACAGCTCGTTATGGCGTGACTCGCAGCGTTTTAGCTTTTGTGGGGCCAGCCATGTGGGCGTTGTTTTTTGCGGACTTAGGCTGGCGGGCGATCGCGACTAACTATGGCCGAGTCATTCCCACGGTATTTGCTTTGGCGCAAATTCGCCTGACTCGGGCAGATTGTCTCGAAGCTGCTTGGGAACCAGTCTAG
- a CDS encoding J domain-containing protein, whose protein sequence is MTQDGATPHQANSGVPPLKSAAPNYYALLGLHPSASPQQIRRAYRELSKVLHPDTTTLPPAIATAKFQQLNEAYAVVSNPERRLAYDRKIGYSRLHVMQAPADLNGPVSQSRRYSSSAYLDPTDRPLSPGEIFALFILGVTFVACLVLAIAIGLTRGDAAFQPLKLQTQTAPIERIEGVRSEQVAPSAKALDSDANQKFAADFVSKPKLIPPV, encoded by the coding sequence GTGACTCAAGACGGAGCAACGCCACATCAAGCTAATTCAGGAGTGCCCCCTCTTAAGTCTGCGGCTCCAAACTACTATGCTTTGCTGGGGCTGCATCCTTCGGCATCTCCCCAACAGATCCGTCGCGCCTATCGAGAACTCAGTAAGGTGCTTCATCCCGATACCACGACCCTACCTCCCGCGATCGCGACTGCGAAATTCCAGCAACTCAATGAAGCCTACGCCGTCGTCAGTAATCCGGAGCGTCGTCTCGCTTACGATCGCAAAATCGGTTACTCGCGTCTGCATGTGATGCAAGCCCCTGCTGATCTCAACGGCCCCGTCTCTCAATCTCGGCGTTATTCCTCCTCTGCCTATCTGGACCCTACGGATCGGCCCCTATCCCCTGGAGAAATCTTTGCCTTGTTTATTTTGGGTGTCACCTTTGTAGCTTGTTTAGTCTTGGCGATCGCGATTGGTTTAACTAGAGGAGATGCTGCCTTTCAACCTTTAAAGTTACAGACCCAGACCGCTCCCATTGAGCGAATTGAGGGGGTTAGATCAGAACAGGTTGCCCCATCTGCTAAGGCTTTAGATTCTGACGCCAATCAAAAGTTCGCAGCAGATTTTGTCTCTAAACCTAAGCTGATTCCCCCTGTATAG